In a genomic window of Corynebacterium coyleae:
- a CDS encoding YPDG domain-containing protein: protein MKKNYIARRRGTSVAAAALSFALVAPFAQPVAFAQETPPASESDQNANTPTPADAPAVGGDEKAIYSPGKADQEGTISGSVKEIVEAAVGFGNVQASGTPLKGVKIYAQWYEGENTQHSSPVYYTESDANGNFTIKMAPYTDAVGATRFFDADASVGLTTGPDRGQRDHKREKIRVWTELPENMTDKYRLVHQPAAGIFPAIGDVATPTTQGDGPWGNNKVTGMTIQYAQKDKLPQHLPENKWQESTGSGGNGGTYAGQAFWNLHVLLGRLNHNSVSEVDSGDIPAAGLKVVGSYLTDDAVRKIEQYAEDNFAGKALRGKDWTPTDEQGLQKWINEQIAKNPEEWIAETLTTTTGADGKFELRWKGIYGNSHDSRGIVPQDKFGTLAGSHDEGSWADGNLNSKHVNMHWSYVSIYDKAGNPLPDNVGVLYPWALGQWAGPGFGTDLNAGANAQLFGGDGALIGNTIDSYTGWNIALAPQALKFDVVDKNTTDNWATIGDKVQTDTSGLPFAQNLNYYIEWYDKDGNSVKQCPTAKVDEATKIPSCEFDVPADAQTGDTFTARLKVTEGQPAAGDLVLAMDAFAVSRDYLAYDEVDATKETKATSEPIFDNPATEGEETKPENATFELGKLPADVTGDQVKVDPKTGVVTFTPTAEQAGKTFTFPVVMRDEDLQVPVYDENGAPVLDDQGNQKTQPRIVARGEAPFKVAATPVADTVEPSYEGKLVVPGKETKSSPSFTDKDGKDATAPEGSKFKITDGFTAPEGYVVKIDENTGEITVTFPDESKLNKDTAEEFDVPVTVTYPDKSTDSTKANFKLDTDGDGDPDITDPDDDGDGINDDEDSNPKVPNANDHFEPGYEDGSGKPGEDVKVPAPKFTDKDGKDTTAPEGTKFTPGENTPDGVTVDPNTGEITVKVPENAKPGDKITVPVVVTYPDGSKDNVDVTVTVEQPDAPEQPDVKDNEKYDPEYKGGSGKPGTDVKVEEPEFKDKDGNKVTPPADTKFEKGEGAPEGVTVNEDGSITVKVPEDAKPGDKITVPVVVTYPDGSKDNVDVTVTVEQPDAPEQPDVKDNEKYDPEYKGGSGKPGTDVKVEEPEFKDKDGNPIEVPDAKFTPGENVPDGVTIDENTGEITVTIPENAKPGDKITVPVVVAYPDNSTDTVDVTVTVTDPEAKDNETFEPGYEDGSGKPGEDVKVPAPKFTDKDGKDTTAPEGTKFTPGENTPDGVTVDPNTGEITVKVPENAKPGDKITVPVVVTYPDGSKDNVDVTVTVGEKDPDAPAPAPSVTEKNTTVPNNGGEHTVGKVENPTGDESGKLVDKDGNEIPGSKVEIDEDGNIKVTVPEGTDPQDARVIITDKDGKEIGDFGVKIVSPDYGEPTKVEAGKTETSKNPFGNAKVPAGTEATGTKSEGSQDWTFDTDKDSGVVTAKAPSYEKVGEKIAEKLPEIQKQKKGKRWDEFVKIFTPFAKPSVDVEFTYPGGSKDNATAGFDLVGKDGKSLLDPTGDFDGDGISNKDEIEGGTNPAKSDKGKTPEIDVPKCVATSVGFGLPLIALLPIGLATQIQIPGLSEFVAQANAQIQNANTQIQQQLGIFNPQLAAQVEAINGQLAQYGTDLATVAAGLALIAAGILAGTIIYDNCSPKGGSSVKDLELKGSSGNTYAGSSKETKAPEKK, encoded by the coding sequence GTGAAGAAGAATTACATCGCTCGTCGTCGCGGCACGTCGGTGGCTGCGGCTGCGTTGTCGTTTGCGTTGGTTGCGCCGTTCGCGCAGCCGGTTGCGTTTGCGCAGGAAACTCCGCCTGCTTCTGAGTCTGATCAGAATGCCAATACGCCGACGCCTGCTGATGCACCAGCCGTTGGCGGTGACGAGAAGGCCATTTATTCTCCAGGCAAGGCAGACCAAGAGGGCACGATCTCTGGTTCTGTTAAGGAGATTGTTGAGGCTGCCGTTGGTTTCGGTAACGTGCAGGCCTCTGGTACCCCGCTCAAGGGTGTCAAGATCTACGCACAGTGGTACGAGGGTGAGAACACTCAGCACTCGTCTCCGGTGTACTACACCGAGTCGGATGCGAACGGTAACTTCACGATCAAGATGGCGCCGTACACCGATGCCGTTGGTGCGACCCGTTTCTTTGATGCGGATGCATCTGTTGGTCTGACCACTGGCCCTGATCGGGGTCAGCGTGATCACAAGCGCGAGAAGATCCGCGTGTGGACGGAGCTTCCGGAGAACATGACGGATAAGTATCGTCTGGTGCACCAGCCGGCTGCTGGTATCTTCCCTGCCATTGGTGATGTTGCAACGCCGACGACTCAGGGGGACGGTCCGTGGGGTAATAACAAGGTCACGGGTATGACCATCCAGTACGCGCAGAAGGATAAGCTGCCGCAGCACCTTCCGGAGAACAAGTGGCAAGAAAGTACTGGTTCGGGTGGTAACGGTGGCACCTACGCTGGTCAGGCGTTTTGGAACCTGCATGTGTTGCTGGGGCGTTTGAACCACAACTCCGTGAGTGAAGTTGATAGTGGGGATATTCCTGCCGCTGGGTTGAAGGTGGTTGGCTCCTACCTCACCGATGACGCAGTACGCAAGATTGAGCAGTATGCGGAGGATAACTTTGCGGGCAAGGCGCTGCGTGGCAAAGACTGGACTCCTACTGATGAGCAAGGGCTGCAGAAGTGGATTAATGAGCAGATTGCCAAGAACCCTGAAGAGTGGATCGCAGAGACCCTGACTACCACCACTGGTGCTGATGGTAAGTTCGAGCTGCGCTGGAAGGGTATCTACGGCAACTCCCACGACAGCCGCGGAATTGTTCCACAGGACAAGTTTGGCACCCTGGCTGGTTCGCATGACGAGGGGTCTTGGGCTGACGGTAACCTGAACTCCAAGCACGTGAACATGCACTGGAGCTACGTCAGCATTTATGACAAGGCCGGCAACCCACTGCCGGATAATGTTGGTGTGTTGTACCCGTGGGCGCTTGGCCAGTGGGCTGGCCCAGGCTTCGGTACTGATTTGAATGCTGGTGCTAACGCGCAGCTCTTCGGTGGTGACGGTGCCCTGATCGGTAACACTATCGACAGCTACACCGGTTGGAACATCGCGCTTGCGCCGCAGGCGCTGAAGTTTGATGTGGTGGATAAGAACACCACTGATAACTGGGCAACGATTGGTGACAAGGTACAGACGGATACTTCTGGTCTGCCGTTTGCCCAGAACCTGAACTACTACATTGAGTGGTATGACAAGGACGGCAACTCTGTAAAGCAGTGCCCAACCGCCAAGGTGGATGAAGCTACCAAGATCCCGAGCTGTGAGTTCGATGTTCCGGCGGATGCACAGACGGGTGATACGTTCACTGCTCGTCTGAAGGTCACTGAGGGGCAACCTGCTGCTGGCGATCTTGTTCTGGCTATGGATGCCTTCGCTGTAAGTCGTGACTACCTGGCGTACGACGAGGTTGACGCGACGAAGGAGACAAAGGCTACCTCTGAGCCGATCTTCGACAACCCGGCTACCGAGGGTGAGGAGACGAAGCCTGAGAATGCCACTTTCGAGCTAGGCAAGTTGCCTGCAGATGTGACTGGAGATCAGGTCAAGGTTGATCCGAAGACTGGTGTTGTGACGTTTACTCCGACTGCTGAGCAGGCGGGTAAGACTTTCACGTTCCCGGTTGTGATGCGTGATGAGGATCTGCAGGTGCCGGTCTACGACGAAAACGGTGCGCCGGTACTCGATGATCAGGGCAACCAGAAGACTCAGCCTCGTATTGTTGCTCGTGGTGAGGCCCCGTTTAAGGTTGCTGCGACGCCTGTTGCTGACACGGTCGAGCCGTCCTACGAGGGCAAGCTTGTTGTTCCGGGTAAGGAGACGAAGTCGTCGCCGTCCTTCACCGACAAAGATGGCAAGGACGCAACCGCTCCTGAGGGCTCGAAGTTCAAGATCACCGATGGCTTTACTGCGCCTGAGGGCTACGTCGTCAAGATCGACGAGAACACCGGCGAGATCACGGTGACCTTCCCGGATGAGTCCAAGCTGAACAAGGACACCGCAGAGGAGTTCGATGTTCCTGTCACGGTGACCTACCCGGACAAGTCCACCGACAGCACGAAGGCCAACTTTAAGCTGGATACCGATGGTGATGGCGATCCTGACATCACGGATCCGGATGATGATGGCGACGGCATCAACGATGACGAGGACAGCAACCCGAAGGTTCCGAACGCCAACGATCACTTCGAGCCTGGCTACGAGGACGGTTCGGGTAAGCCTGGTGAGGACGTCAAGGTTCCTGCTCCTAAGTTCACGGACAAGGACGGCAAGGACACCACGGCCCCGGAGGGTACGAAGTTCACCCCGGGTGAGAACACCCCGGACGGTGTGACCGTCGATCCGAACACCGGTGAGATCACCGTTAAGGTTCCGGAGAATGCCAAGCCTGGTGACAAGATCACGGTCCCGGTTGTTGTGACCTACCCGGATGGTTCCAAGGACAACGTTGATGTCACCGTCACTGTTGAGCAGCCGGATGCTCCTGAGCAGCCGGATGTCAAGGACAACGAGAAGTACGATCCTGAGTACAAGGGTGGCAGCGGTAAGCCTGGTACGGACGTCAAGGTTGAGGAGCCTGAGTTCAAGGACAAGGACGGCAATAAGGTCACGCCGCCGGCAGATACCAAGTTCGAGAAGGGTGAGGGTGCTCCTGAAGGTGTGACGGTGAACGAGGATGGTTCGATCACCGTTAAGGTTCCGGAGGATGCCAAGCCGGGTGACAAGATCACGGTCCCGGTTGTTGTGACCTACCCGGATGGTTCCAAGGACAACGTTGATGTCACCGTCACTGTTGAGCAGCCGGATGCTCCTGAGCAGCCGGATGTCAAGGACAACGAGAAGTACGATCCTGAGTACAAGGGTGGCAGCGGTAAGCCTGGTACGGACGTCAAGGTTGAGGAGCCTGAGTTCAAGGACAAGGACGGCAACCCGATTGAGGTGCCGGACGCGAAGTTCACTCCGGGTGAGAATGTTCCGGATGGCGTGACCATCGATGAGAACACCGGTGAGATCACGGTGACCATTCCGGAGAATGCGAAGCCTGGTGACAAGATTACGGTTCCGGTTGTTGTGGCCTACCCGGACAACTCCACTGACACCGTTGATGTCACCGTCACGGTTACGGATCCGGAGGCCAAGGACAACGAGACGTTCGAGCCTGGCTACGAGGACGGTTCGGGTAAGCCTGGTGAGGACGTCAAGGTTCCTGCTCCTAAGTTCACGGACAAGGACGGCAAGGACACCACGGCCCCGGAGGGTACGAAGTTCACCCCGGGTGAGAACACCCCGGACGGTGTGACCGTCGATCCGAACACCGGTGAGATCACCGTTAAGGTTCCGGAGAATGCCAAGCCTGGTGACAAGATCACGGTCCCGGTTGTTGTGACCTACCCGGATGGTTCCAAGGACAACGTTGATGTCACCGTCACCGTCGGTGAGAAGGATCCGGATGCTCCGGCGCCGGCCCCGTCGGTCACGGAGAAGAACACCACGGTTCCGAATAACGGTGGCGAGCACACCGTCGGCAAGGTCGAGAACCCGACTGGTGATGAGTCCGGCAAGCTTGTCGATAAGGACGGCAATGAGATCCCGGGCTCCAAGGTCGAGATCGATGAGGATGGCAACATCAAGGTCACGGTGCCGGAGGGTACTGATCCGCAGGATGCCAGGGTCATCATCACCGACAAGGACGGCAAGGAGATCGGCGATTTTGGCGTCAAGATCGTGAGCCCGGACTACGGTGAGCCGACGAAGGTTGAGGCTGGTAAGACCGAGACTTCGAAGAACCCGTTCGGTAACGCCAAGGTTCCGGCAGGTACCGAGGCTACGGGTACCAAGTCCGAGGGATCCCAGGACTGGACGTTCGACACCGATAAGGATTCGGGCGTCGTCACGGCGAAGGCTCCTTCTTACGAGAAGGTTGGCGAGAAGATCGCTGAGAAGCTGCCGGAGATCCAGAAGCAGAAGAAGGGTAAGCGTTGGGATGAGTTCGTGAAGATCTTCACCCCGTTTGCGAAGCCTTCTGTGGATGTTGAGTTCACCTACCCAGGTGGTTCGAAGGACAATGCAACCGCTGGCTTCGACCTGGTTGGCAAGGACGGTAAGTCCTTGTTGGATCCGACCGGTGACTTCGACGGTGACGGCATCTCGAACAAGGACGAGATCGAGGGTGGCACCAACCCGGCGAAGTCGGACAAGGGCAAGACCCCTGAGATCGACGTTCCGAAGTGTGTCGCAACCTCTGTCGGTTTCGGTCTGCCGCTGATCGCGCTTCTGCCGATCGGTCTGGCTACCCAGATCCAGATCCCGGGCCTGTCTGAGTTCGTCGCTCAGGCGAATGCTCAGATCCAGAACGCCAACACCCAGATCCAGCAGCAGTTGGGTATCTTCAACCCGCAGTTGGCTGCTCAGGTTGAGGCCATCAACGGTCAGCTGGCGCAGTATGGCACTGACCTCGCTACGGTTGCGGCTGGTCTGGCGCTGATCGCGGCTGGCATTCTGGCCGGCACGATCATTTACGACAACTGCTCGCCGAAGGGTGGTTCGTCCGTGAAGGATCTGGAGTTGAAGGGTTCTTCCGGTAACACCTACGCAGGTTCTTCCAAGGAGACCAAGGCTCCGGAGAAGAAGTAG
- a CDS encoding Rib/alpha-like domain-containing protein — MKKNYVARRRGTSVAAAALSLALVAPLAQPTAFAQDNPQAAPTPTPAPAPTPAADQGKNKQVPNAIFTKGGWRDFYGYHGWAYINKDGRHDDLSSNNEPLKGNVIYLQYVTKNGEVSPTFYTTTDSEGRFSFDLSEKVTNEVDAPPFWLAAGGVRVRVWGENPDPSKYSVVAAGDFNSGRYTSITDRVQESWNFTAGPAGSRITNGRFVLEEKPNHVGWLAKPEKDWTRALDGETGEPTADGQFPYYGDFGAIKSIAHPNESMVWWETGESAGTLPGYYKYQPARGDRAAGGIEIVASYLNDEVARQIDAWKNENPGYTVEQERANQERIIKAYQDEHGEGSHIAETVVAPTSADGMIYLPFKGTLGYSRDKANLGVNNVVSEEDWGKVAEDYQNQWVNVFTGASLYDVRHINTDYMYIYPNIEGRDVKNSAFVANMFMNYRDQGAIAAGANMNGLQFPLMTAQPTFDIPEYNSYDNKGRPGSKVTTKTAGLLPNTEYAIRWYATAPDGTQTEIKDAMCKIKSDDKGALESCNFQAPEDLKETTVYTAALVSVDPASGKPSDRWEIADSFTAVVPEPLPLGSVGTEFSDNDVTPLFKDLPDNMKEGTEPIYSAKDLPAGLKIDPKTGKITGKPTTLGTTEVIVTREIEVMVEQDVPVLDDDGNPVYENPDEQDPDKRIEKTEKKPVAQKRKEQVVTKITVTDTKLADGVVGEPYKQDVKPEGFDKLPQGFELKKDSIKVEGLPEGLEFKDGTITGTPKKTVDASEEKPNVSVTYTLVDQDGKETEHTDLVPLKVTDQASKYDPQGKDQEVAKNAEPKAEDSIANKEDLPEGTKYAWKDAPKTDTSGDKEAVVVVTYPDGTTDEVPVTVKVAKDQAEQHDPQGKDQTVETGKKPDPKDNVKDADKLPEGTTFKYKEDPDTSTAGDKPVTVVVTYPDGSTDEVQATVKVEDPKPAEDPTPEQPQPEQPQPEPTPKPEQPQPEQPQTEDPKQSDADIYEPQVQDKTVEPNEVPEAKDHVTNIDELPEGTTFEYEQAPDTSTEGDKPVTIVATYPDGTTDKVNANVKVQKNATDADKNDPQGQDQKVKTGGTPDPMGNIKDADKLPKGTKFEYKETPDTSKPGVYDVTVVVTYPDGSTDEVQTTITVGTDADRFVPEYDDLTSVPVDGEKNTNDPFGTKAPVKNTEAKPTADSDADKWEFTPQDNGVINAKAPSMKDVAEKVEAHLPEIKSTDAKKRWDKFFETFKPFARPSVAVGFTYEDDSTNTATANFDLVGKDGKSLLDPNGDFDGDGHTNREEVENGANPADDQSKPDTTAPTIDDIIPGAKTITGKGDRPGETIIVTWPNGKTITTTTGKDGKWKVNVPADVNLKTGDEIQVVDGAGNEATKKVGIDTGKCIATSVGFGLPLIALLPIGLATQIQIPGLTEFAAQANAQIQTANTRLQQQLGVFNPQIAAQADAVNAKLAQYGTDIATVVGGLALIAAGILAGTIIYDNCSPNGGSSVKNLELKGSSGNTYAGSSKETTAPEKK; from the coding sequence GTGAAGAAAAACTACGTTGCACGCCGCCGTGGCACCTCGGTTGCCGCAGCCGCGTTGTCGCTCGCGTTGGTTGCGCCGCTCGCGCAGCCGACGGCGTTTGCGCAAGACAACCCGCAGGCTGCCCCAACCCCAACCCCAGCCCCAGCCCCAACCCCTGCCGCGGATCAGGGCAAGAACAAGCAGGTGCCAAACGCCATCTTTACCAAGGGTGGCTGGCGTGATTTCTACGGCTACCACGGCTGGGCGTACATCAATAAGGATGGCCGCCACGATGACTTGTCGTCGAACAATGAGCCGCTCAAGGGCAACGTCATCTACTTGCAGTACGTGACCAAGAACGGTGAAGTTTCGCCGACGTTCTACACCACGACTGACTCCGAGGGTCGCTTCTCCTTCGACCTGTCCGAGAAGGTAACCAACGAGGTTGACGCGCCGCCGTTCTGGCTGGCCGCCGGTGGCGTTCGCGTCCGCGTTTGGGGCGAGAACCCGGATCCGAGCAAGTACTCGGTGGTTGCCGCGGGTGACTTCAACTCGGGCCGTTACACCTCCATCACGGACCGGGTGCAGGAGTCTTGGAACTTCACTGCTGGTCCTGCTGGTTCCCGCATTACCAACGGTCGTTTCGTGCTTGAAGAGAAGCCGAATCACGTTGGTTGGTTGGCCAAGCCGGAAAAGGATTGGACCCGTGCGCTCGACGGCGAGACCGGTGAGCCGACGGCTGATGGTCAGTTCCCGTACTACGGGGATTTTGGCGCGATTAAGAGCATCGCTCACCCGAATGAGTCCATGGTGTGGTGGGAGACTGGTGAGTCTGCCGGTACCTTGCCGGGCTACTACAAGTACCAGCCTGCGCGTGGTGATCGTGCAGCGGGCGGCATCGAGATTGTTGCGTCGTATCTTAACGACGAAGTCGCGCGCCAGATCGACGCCTGGAAGAACGAGAACCCGGGTTACACGGTCGAGCAGGAGCGTGCGAACCAGGAGCGCATCATCAAGGCGTACCAGGACGAGCACGGCGAGGGCTCCCACATTGCAGAGACCGTGGTTGCCCCGACCAGCGCTGACGGCATGATTTACCTGCCGTTCAAGGGCACGCTGGGCTACTCGCGCGACAAGGCCAACCTCGGTGTGAACAATGTGGTCAGCGAAGAAGACTGGGGCAAGGTTGCAGAGGACTACCAGAACCAGTGGGTCAACGTGTTTACCGGCGCTTCGTTGTACGACGTGCGCCACATCAACACCGACTACATGTACATTTACCCGAACATTGAGGGCCGCGACGTGAAGAACTCTGCGTTCGTCGCCAATATGTTCATGAACTACCGCGACCAGGGCGCGATTGCCGCCGGCGCGAACATGAACGGTCTGCAGTTCCCGTTGATGACTGCACAGCCGACCTTCGACATTCCGGAGTACAACTCCTACGACAACAAGGGTCGTCCGGGCTCCAAGGTGACTACGAAGACCGCGGGCTTGCTGCCGAACACGGAGTACGCAATCCGTTGGTACGCAACCGCTCCGGATGGTACCCAGACTGAGATCAAGGACGCGATGTGCAAGATCAAGAGCGACGACAAGGGTGCGCTCGAGTCCTGCAACTTCCAGGCTCCTGAAGATCTGAAGGAGACCACGGTCTACACCGCCGCGCTGGTTTCTGTTGACCCGGCTTCCGGCAAGCCGTCTGATCGTTGGGAGATCGCAGACTCCTTCACCGCTGTTGTTCCTGAGCCGCTGCCGTTGGGCTCGGTTGGCACTGAGTTCTCGGACAACGACGTCACGCCGCTGTTCAAGGATCTGCCGGACAACATGAAGGAGGGCACGGAGCCGATCTACTCGGCCAAGGACCTGCCTGCAGGTCTGAAGATCGACCCGAAGACCGGCAAGATCACCGGCAAGCCGACCACCCTGGGCACCACTGAGGTCATCGTGACTCGCGAGATCGAGGTCATGGTCGAGCAGGATGTGCCGGTGCTTGACGACGACGGCAACCCGGTCTACGAAAACCCAGACGAGCAAGATCCTGACAAGCGTATTGAGAAGACCGAGAAGAAGCCCGTCGCGCAGAAGCGTAAGGAGCAGGTGGTCACCAAGATCACGGTGACGGATACCAAGCTGGCCGACGGCGTCGTCGGCGAGCCGTATAAGCAGGACGTGAAGCCGGAAGGTTTTGACAAGCTGCCGCAGGGCTTCGAGCTGAAGAAGGACTCCATCAAGGTTGAGGGCCTCCCGGAAGGCCTGGAGTTCAAGGACGGCACAATCACCGGTACGCCGAAGAAGACGGTTGACGCTTCTGAAGAGAAGCCGAACGTCTCCGTTACCTACACGTTGGTGGATCAGGACGGCAAAGAGACCGAGCACACCGACCTTGTCCCGCTGAAGGTCACCGACCAAGCCAGCAAGTACGACCCCCAGGGCAAGGACCAGGAGGTTGCGAAGAACGCTGAGCCGAAGGCTGAGGATTCGATCGCGAACAAGGAAGATCTTCCGGAGGGCACCAAGTACGCCTGGAAGGATGCGCCGAAGACTGACACCTCTGGTGACAAGGAGGCTGTCGTTGTTGTGACCTACCCGGATGGCACCACTGATGAGGTGCCGGTGACGGTGAAGGTTGCCAAGGATCAGGCCGAGCAGCACGACCCGCAAGGCAAGGATCAGACGGTTGAGACTGGCAAGAAGCCGGATCCGAAGGACAACGTCAAGGACGCTGACAAGCTTCCTGAGGGCACGACCTTCAAGTACAAGGAAGATCCGGATACCTCTACTGCTGGGGATAAGCCGGTCACGGTCGTTGTCACCTACCCGGATGGTTCCACCGACGAGGTGCAGGCCACCGTGAAGGTGGAGGACCCGAAGCCTGCAGAGGACCCGACCCCGGAACAGCCGCAACCCGAGCAGCCGCAACCCGAGCCGACCCCGAAGCCGGAGCAGCCGCAGCCCGAGCAGCCCCAGACCGAGGACCCGAAGCAGTCCGACGCTGACATCTACGAGCCGCAGGTCCAGGACAAGACCGTCGAGCCCAACGAGGTCCCGGAGGCGAAGGACCACGTCACCAACATCGACGAGCTTCCGGAGGGAACGACCTTCGAGTACGAGCAGGCGCCGGACACCTCCACCGAGGGTGACAAGCCGGTGACCATCGTTGCCACCTACCCGGATGGCACCACCGACAAGGTCAACGCCAACGTCAAGGTGCAGAAGAACGCGACGGACGCCGACAAGAACGATCCGCAAGGCCAGGACCAGAAGGTCAAGACTGGCGGCACTCCGGATCCGATGGGCAACATCAAGGATGCTGACAAGCTGCCGAAGGGCACGAAGTTCGAGTACAAGGAGACCCCGGATACCTCGAAGCCGGGCGTCTACGATGTCACTGTTGTCGTGACTTACCCGGACGGTTCCACCGACGAGGTGCAGACGACCATCACCGTTGGTACTGATGCGGACCGTTTCGTGCCGGAGTACGACGACCTCACGAGCGTGCCGGTTGATGGTGAGAAGAACACCAATGATCCGTTCGGCACCAAGGCACCGGTGAAGAATACGGAGGCAAAGCCGACCGCGGATTCGGACGCCGACAAGTGGGAGTTCACCCCGCAGGACAACGGTGTGATCAACGCGAAGGCTCCTTCGATGAAGGACGTCGCGGAGAAGGTCGAGGCGCACCTGCCGGAGATCAAGAGCACCGATGCGAAGAAGCGTTGGGATAAGTTCTTCGAAACCTTCAAGCCGTTCGCCCGCCCGTCCGTTGCTGTCGGCTTCACCTACGAGGACGACTCGACCAACACCGCGACCGCCAACTTCGACCTGGTCGGCAAGGATGGCAAGTCCTTGCTGGATCCGAATGGTGACTTTGATGGTGATGGCCATACCAACCGCGAGGAGGTGGAGAACGGTGCCAACCCGGCTGACGATCAGTCCAAGCCAGACACCACGGCACCGACTATCGACGACATCATCCCCGGCGCCAAGACCATCACCGGCAAGGGCGACCGTCCTGGCGAGACCATCATCGTGACCTGGCCAAACGGCAAGACCATCACGACCACGACCGGCAAGGACGGCAAGTGGAAGGTCAACGTCCCGGCGGACGTCAACCTAAAGACCGGTGACGAGATCCAGGTTGTCGACGGCGCCGGCAACGAGGCCACCAAGAAGGTCGGCATCGACACCGGCAAGTGCATCGCCACCTCGGTTGGCTTCGGTCTGCCGCTGATCGCGCTGCTGCCGATCGGTCTGGCTACCCAGATCCAGATCCCGGGCCTCACCGAGTTCGCCGCCCAGGCGAACGCACAGATCCAGACCGCGAACACGCGCCTCCAGCAGCAGTTGGGTGTGTTCAACCCGCAGATCGCCGCTCAAGCGGACGCCGTGAACGCGAAGTTGGCCCAGTACGGTACTGACATCGCAACCGTTGTTGGCGGCCTCGCGCTGATCGCCGCGGGCATCCTCGCCGGCACGATCATTTACGACAACTGCTCGCCCAACGGCGGCTCGTCCGTGAAGAACCTCGAACTCAAAGGATCTTCCGGCAACACCTACGCTGGCTCCTCCAAGGAGACCACGGCTCCGGAAAAGAAGTAA